A window of Mucilaginibacter sp. PAMC 26640 contains these coding sequences:
- a CDS encoding PspC family transcriptional regulator, whose product MLQRILTFFERYSFGVCTYLGDRFNVSIAKIRLFFIYTSFLAVGFPLIFYFFAGIVLDFRNYIKRSRTRAVDM is encoded by the coding sequence ATGCTACAGCGAATCCTTACCTTTTTTGAGCGCTACTCCTTTGGGGTTTGCACTTACCTGGGCGACCGTTTCAACGTTTCTATCGCCAAAATCAGGTTATTTTTTATTTATACGTCGTTCCTGGCGGTAGGTTTTCCGCTGATATTTTACTTTTTTGCCGGTATCGTTTTAGATTTCCGAAACTACATCAAACGCAGCAGAACCAGGGCCGTGGATATGTAG
- a CDS encoding argininosuccinate lyase: MSKLWQKTTNVNQLVETFTVGRDRELDREMAAFDVLGSLAHTTMLQSIGLMSADDLELVQQELKAIYADIQNNNFVIEDGVEDVHSQVEMLLTQRIGDAGKKIHSGRSRNDQVLVDLKLFFRHKLKEVVEEVEILFKQLISLSEQHKEVLLPGYTHLQVAMPSSFGLWFGAYAESLADDLEMVLAAWKITNKNPLGSAAGYGSSFPLNRTMTTQLLGFESLNYNVVYAQMGRGKTERIIAQALSSVAATMAKMAMDQCLYLSQNFAFVSYPENLTTGSSIMPHKKNPDVWEIMRGKCNRLQALPNDIAMMTTNLPSGYHRELQLLKELLFPAFADLLDCLHMATFMLQNIKVNTNILADPKYAYLFSVEEVNRAVLNGTPFRDAYKQVGLAIEQGDFNPDHNIHHTHEGSIGNLQNEQICAAMSKVIGSFGFEKVEKAIEILIGKSESPNERF; encoded by the coding sequence ATGAGCAAGCTTTGGCAAAAAACCACCAACGTAAATCAACTGGTAGAAACCTTTACGGTAGGCCGCGACCGCGAGCTTGATCGTGAGATGGCCGCTTTTGATGTGCTGGGTTCCCTTGCCCACACCACTATGCTGCAAAGCATTGGCTTGATGAGCGCTGACGACCTGGAGTTGGTTCAACAGGAATTGAAGGCCATTTATGCCGATATACAAAATAATAATTTTGTTATCGAGGATGGGGTAGAGGATGTGCACTCGCAGGTAGAGATGCTGCTCACCCAGCGGATTGGTGATGCCGGCAAAAAGATCCACAGCGGCCGTTCCCGGAATGATCAGGTGCTGGTTGATCTGAAACTTTTCTTCCGCCACAAATTAAAAGAAGTTGTTGAGGAGGTGGAAATACTGTTTAAACAACTGATCTCGCTAAGCGAACAGCACAAAGAGGTATTATTGCCGGGATATACGCATTTGCAGGTAGCTATGCCCTCCTCTTTCGGCCTGTGGTTTGGTGCGTATGCCGAGAGCCTTGCCGATGACCTCGAGATGGTTTTAGCTGCCTGGAAGATCACCAATAAAAACCCACTAGGCTCTGCTGCGGGTTACGGCTCATCGTTTCCGCTCAACCGTACCATGACGACACAACTTTTGGGCTTCGAAAGCCTGAATTACAACGTAGTTTATGCCCAGATGGGGCGTGGAAAAACCGAGCGGATCATTGCCCAGGCACTCTCTTCGGTGGCGGCAACTATGGCTAAAATGGCAATGGATCAGTGCCTGTACCTGAGCCAGAATTTTGCTTTTGTAAGCTACCCCGAAAACCTTACTACCGGCAGCAGCATTATGCCGCATAAAAAAAACCCGGATGTATGGGAAATTATGCGCGGTAAATGCAACCGCCTGCAGGCCCTGCCAAACGATATAGCCATGATGACGACCAATCTGCCGTCGGGTTATCACCGCGAACTGCAGCTATTGAAAGAGTTATTGTTCCCGGCTTTTGCCGACCTGTTGGATTGCCTGCATATGGCCACCTTTATGCTGCAAAATATTAAAGTAAATACCAATATTCTGGCTGACCCCAAATACGCCTACCTTTTCAGCGTGGAAGAAGTAAACAGGGCAGTGCTTAATGGCACCCCATTCCGCGATGCATACAAACAAGTAGGCCTGGCAATAGAGCAAGGCGACTTTAACCCGGATCACAACATCCACCACACTCATGAAGGAAGCATCGGCAACCTCCAAAATGAGCAGATCTGTGCTGCCATGAGTAAAGTGATTGGAAGTTTCGGGTTTGAAAAGGTAGAGAAGGCGATAGAGATTTTAATCGGCAAGTCGGAAAGTCCGAACGAACGCTTTTAA
- a CDS encoding short-chain dehydrogenase produces the protein MELTNKIALITGGSRGLGKNTALKLASKGKDVIITYRSKKEEAEEVVAAIEALGRRAAALELDTSKVATFENFKTTLTEVLKNKWNRNTFDFLVNNAGIDAAAPFAQTTEEDFDNLFNVHFKGVYFLTQKLLNVIADGGRIINLSTGLTRFATPGYAAYASMKGAIEVFTKYLAKELGSRGIAANLVAPGIIETDFTKRAFDSHPGMHDFISSITALGRPGQPDDIGGVIAFLCSDDARWINAQRIEASGGMFL, from the coding sequence ATGGAACTCACTAACAAAATTGCACTGATAACCGGCGGAAGCAGGGGACTTGGTAAAAACACTGCGCTTAAACTGGCATCAAAAGGAAAAGACGTAATTATAACTTACAGAAGCAAAAAAGAAGAAGCGGAGGAGGTTGTGGCTGCCATTGAAGCTTTAGGGCGCAGAGCTGCAGCACTTGAATTAGATACCTCAAAGGTTGCCACCTTCGAGAATTTTAAAACTACGCTTACTGAAGTGCTAAAAAATAAATGGAACCGTAACACATTTGATTTCCTGGTGAACAACGCGGGCATCGATGCCGCAGCACCTTTTGCGCAAACCACAGAGGAGGATTTTGATAACCTGTTCAATGTTCACTTTAAAGGCGTTTATTTTTTAACGCAAAAACTGTTGAACGTAATTGCCGATGGCGGCCGCATCATCAATCTTTCTACAGGCTTAACCCGCTTTGCTACACCGGGCTATGCCGCCTATGCATCCATGAAGGGCGCTATTGAAGTATTTACCAAATACCTGGCAAAAGAATTGGGCAGCCGTGGCATTGCGGCCAATTTGGTTGCCCCCGGTATCATTGAAACCGACTTTACTAAAAGAGCATTCGACAGTCACCCGGGCATGCACGATTTTATCTCGTCAATAACTGCCTTAGGACGGCCAGGGCAGCCGGATGATATTGGCGGCGTGATTGCGTTTCTGTGTTCCGACGATGCGCGCTGGATCAACGCCCAGCGCATAGAAGCATCGGGCGGTATGTTCTTGTAG
- a CDS encoding DNA-formamidopyrimidine glycosylase, protein MPELPDLQVFSRNLDKNLAGKTVKEIIVHNAKKLNVSEKELQNKLEKQKLKHVYRDGKELYLKFSTGDILALHLMLHGKLFLFEGENTNKYSILELVFADNTGLVLTDFQKAATPTLNPEEKTAPDAVDKKANFAYLKEKLGKTKTNVKTLLLDQRVIRGIGNAYADEILWDARISPFSTSNKIPEAKVKDLVKSIRSVLENAEKQILKSNPDIINREVRDFMKIHHVKQEESPTGSEILIKAGSRKTYYTEEQVLFE, encoded by the coding sequence ATGCCCGAATTGCCCGATCTGCAAGTCTTCAGCCGAAACCTCGATAAAAATCTGGCGGGTAAAACCGTTAAAGAAATTATCGTTCATAACGCTAAAAAATTAAACGTCAGTGAGAAAGAATTACAGAATAAGCTAGAGAAACAGAAGCTAAAACATGTTTACCGGGATGGTAAAGAACTCTACCTCAAATTCAGCACCGGCGATATATTGGCCCTGCACCTGATGCTGCACGGAAAGCTATTTTTGTTTGAAGGTGAAAATACCAACAAGTACAGTATTTTAGAACTGGTATTCGCAGATAACACCGGCCTGGTATTAACCGACTTCCAAAAGGCCGCCACGCCTACCCTCAACCCAGAAGAAAAAACAGCCCCGGACGCTGTAGATAAAAAAGCGAATTTTGCTTATCTGAAAGAAAAGCTGGGCAAGACCAAAACCAACGTAAAAACCCTTTTACTGGATCAAAGGGTTATCCGCGGTATTGGGAATGCATATGCCGATGAAATTTTATGGGATGCCAGAATTTCCCCATTCTCCACTAGTAATAAAATCCCCGAAGCGAAGGTTAAAGACCTGGTGAAATCGATCCGTTCGGTTTTGGAAAATGCCGAAAAGCAGATATTAAAGTCGAACCCAGATATTATTAACAGGGAGGTACGTGATTTTATGAAGATCCATCATGTAAAGCAGGAAGAAAGCCCAACGGGATCGGAAATTTTAATTAAAGCGGGCAGCCGTAAAACTTACTACACGGAAGAACAGGTGCTGTTTGAATAG
- a CDS encoding alpha-ketoglutarate transporter produces MQTTALPATPVTTASRIKSIIGGSLGNLVEWYDWYVYSAFSLYFAGSFFPSANKTAELLNAAGVFAIGFLMRPLGGWLMGTFADKKGRKAALTYSVLLMSAGSLIIAITPDFKHIGIAAPILLVFARIIQGLSVGGEYGTSATYLSEMAEKKHRGFYSSFQYVTLIMGQLLALGVLVLLQRVFLTDEQLKLWGWRIPFAIGGALAIITMYLRRSLHEPANFTSKENKANQSRGTIKALLQHPKAVATVIGLTVGGTVAFYTFTTYMQKFLVNTSGFSKNTATLISTFTLFIFMLLQPLYGLLSDKIGRKPLLNAFGILGTLTTVPIMIALSHTKNEYVAFGLIMLALLIVSNYTSINAVVKAELFPAHIRALGVGFPYAVAVSAFGGSAEYIALLFKNAGHQEWFYWYVTACIVASLVVYISMNDTKKHSRIEEESPE; encoded by the coding sequence ATGCAAACTACTGCTTTACCTGCTACGCCCGTCACCACAGCTTCGCGCATTAAATCCATCATTGGCGGTTCGCTGGGTAATTTGGTGGAATGGTACGATTGGTATGTTTATTCGGCCTTTTCGCTTTATTTTGCCGGCTCTTTTTTCCCCTCGGCCAATAAAACAGCCGAATTGTTAAATGCGGCAGGTGTATTTGCTATCGGCTTTCTGATGCGCCCCCTTGGCGGCTGGCTCATGGGAACTTTCGCAGATAAAAAAGGACGCAAGGCAGCACTGACTTATTCTGTGCTGCTCATGAGTGCAGGCTCACTGATCATAGCCATAACCCCGGATTTTAAGCACATAGGCATCGCAGCACCTATATTATTGGTTTTTGCGCGCATCATCCAGGGCTTAAGTGTTGGCGGTGAATACGGAACCAGTGCAACTTACCTCAGCGAAATGGCCGAAAAAAAGCATCGCGGCTTTTATTCCAGTTTTCAATATGTAACACTCATCATGGGGCAGTTACTGGCTTTAGGGGTATTGGTATTACTGCAACGGGTATTTTTAACCGATGAGCAGCTAAAACTTTGGGGCTGGCGAATCCCGTTTGCGATTGGTGGGGCATTGGCCATCATTACCATGTACCTGCGGCGCAGCCTGCACGAGCCTGCTAATTTTACCAGTAAAGAGAATAAGGCTAACCAAAGCCGGGGTACCATCAAAGCATTATTACAGCACCCCAAAGCTGTGGCAACCGTAATCGGCCTTACGGTAGGCGGAACGGTGGCTTTTTATACCTTCACAACCTATATGCAAAAGTTCCTGGTGAACACCAGCGGTTTCAGCAAAAACACGGCTACGCTCATCTCTACTTTTACGCTGTTTATTTTTATGCTGCTGCAACCGCTTTATGGTTTGCTGTCTGATAAAATTGGCCGCAAACCTTTGCTAAATGCATTCGGTATTTTGGGTACACTAACCACCGTACCCATCATGATCGCACTCAGCCATACTAAAAATGAATACGTAGCTTTCGGGCTCATTATGCTGGCTCTGCTCATTGTCAGCAATTATACCTCTATCAACGCTGTGGTTAAAGCCGAGCTTTTCCCGGCGCATATCCGCGCACTGGGTGTTGGTTTCCCCTATGCCGTTGCTGTATCTGCTTTTGGCGGTTCAGCAGAATACATTGCCCTGCTGTTTAAAAATGCCGGTCACCAGGAATGGTTCTACTGGTATGTAACAGCTTGTATAGTGGCATCACTCGTGGTGTACATCAGCATGAATGATACGAAGAAGCATTCGAGGATTGAAGAGGAAAGTCCCGAATAG
- a CDS encoding multidrug transporter — MQYNKINNLLGWLCFVIASTTYILTLEPSVSFWDCGEFISCAFRLQVSHQPGYPMFAMLGKVFSLLSFGNNAKVPYFTNMLSAIASGATVMFLFWTITAMAKKLVNNREKDFGDAKVYLIMGAGLVGALAFTYTDTFWFSAVETIVFALSSLCIATIFWAILKWDAHADEPGADKWIIFIAYVLGLSIGIHLLNLLTIPAIALVYYFRRTKKVTTQSALVAFLISVVILGVVQYGIRGYTVKFAALFDLFFVNTLGMGFGTGAIFFLLLLIGLIVFGIVYSIRKQKPVLNLIMLCVAFIYFGYGSFAYIPIRATANPDLNNSHPDNAFTMYGYLNRIQYGENPLITGQYYDAQVTDQTEGNTIYCKGATKYEVAGKRPNYVYDHTTFLPRMYSTDAQDVNFYKQWLDIPEGQKPTFADNMKWMFSWQIYQMYARYFLWNFVGRYNDQDGQTSTEGIDGNWTSGWRDGGKHLPQSLLHDPSYTPLYALPFVLGLIGMVYQFQYKKRDALIITLLWFFTGLAVVLYVNQANVQPRERDYSYVGSFYAFAIWIGLAVIAIADLMSKKLNTRTAALIATVICLFAAPVLMAKQEWRGHDRSTKMTPHDMAYNYLISCPPNAILFTYGDNDTYSLWYDQEVEGIRPDVRIVNLSLFTGDWYIRQMQKPMNQSAPLPITMPFDKYKEGVRDVIYYSDSKIPGYTSIKDVFDFITSDDKNMQGQSQGGEFLNYLPTKSFKLDVDVNDVMKNHVITPEQHSKLAKTMEWKYTSNYVTKENLAIFDILAHNNWKRPICFTTTIGNENLIGLQPYLYKEGFTYRLLPLQSDTANHDQLGKVNTAVMYDNVMNKFKFGNYKTARYLDHESVNMFYPVMVTTFLELAQSLEAEGKGELALKVLHKYDAELPDLNPYIDVEGRKMYMAAIAYRLGDITLGNKITNTINKYLKDQLDFNYNNLKENQALLNQRDVQISLQVLNGLIEYTQMGHQDALSKTLAAELKDYGTKFAPIMSRGQ; from the coding sequence ATGCAATACAATAAAATCAACAACCTTTTAGGCTGGCTTTGCTTTGTTATAGCCTCTACCACCTACATTTTAACTTTAGAACCATCCGTTAGCTTTTGGGATTGCGGTGAATTTATTTCCTGTGCATTCCGCTTACAGGTATCGCACCAGCCGGGCTATCCAATGTTTGCCATGCTGGGCAAGGTATTCTCTTTACTATCATTCGGTAACAATGCAAAAGTGCCTTACTTTACCAATATGCTGTCGGCTATTGCCAGTGGCGCAACGGTAATGTTTTTGTTTTGGACCATTACCGCAATGGCCAAAAAGTTGGTCAACAACCGCGAAAAGGATTTCGGGGATGCTAAAGTTTACCTTATCATGGGCGCCGGCCTAGTTGGTGCGCTTGCCTTTACTTATACCGATACCTTTTGGTTTTCGGCTGTTGAAACTATTGTATTTGCGCTTTCCTCGCTTTGTATCGCCACTATTTTTTGGGCTATATTGAAATGGGATGCCCATGCAGATGAGCCCGGTGCCGATAAATGGATAATCTTTATTGCCTATGTATTAGGCTTATCCATCGGTATCCACCTGCTAAATTTATTAACTATCCCGGCAATTGCGCTGGTTTATTACTTCCGCCGCACTAAAAAAGTTACTACCCAAAGCGCATTGGTGGCTTTCCTGATCAGCGTTGTTATTTTGGGTGTGGTACAATACGGCATCCGGGGTTACACGGTTAAATTTGCCGCCCTGTTCGATCTGTTTTTTGTAAACACACTTGGTATGGGCTTTGGTACCGGTGCAATTTTCTTTTTACTGCTGCTTATCGGCCTGATCGTTTTCGGAATCGTTTACAGCATCCGTAAGCAAAAGCCGGTACTCAACCTTATTATGCTTTGCGTGGCTTTTATCTACTTCGGTTATGGCTCGTTCGCTTACATTCCAATCCGTGCCACGGCCAACCCTGATTTAAATAACTCGCATCCGGATAATGCCTTTACCATGTATGGTTATTTAAACCGCATCCAGTATGGTGAAAACCCGCTTATAACCGGCCAGTATTATGATGCGCAGGTTACAGACCAAACCGAAGGTAATACCATTTACTGTAAAGGAGCTACTAAATACGAGGTAGCAGGCAAACGTCCAAACTACGTTTATGATCATACTACCTTTCTGCCGCGCATGTACAGCACAGATGCGCAGGACGTGAACTTTTACAAGCAATGGCTGGATATCCCCGAAGGGCAAAAACCAACCTTTGCGGATAATATGAAATGGATGTTCAGCTGGCAAATTTACCAGATGTACGCCCGTTACTTTTTATGGAACTTTGTTGGCCGCTACAACGACCAGGACGGTCAAACGAGTACCGAAGGCATTGATGGTAACTGGACTAGCGGCTGGCGCGATGGTGGCAAACACCTGCCACAATCGTTATTGCACGACCCAAGTTACACCCCGCTTTACGCCCTTCCTTTTGTTTTGGGCCTCATTGGAATGGTTTACCAGTTCCAATACAAAAAACGTGACGCCCTTATTATTACCCTGCTGTGGTTCTTCACCGGCCTGGCCGTGGTACTGTACGTTAACCAGGCAAATGTGCAGCCCCGGGAAAGGGATTATTCATACGTGGGATCGTTCTATGCCTTCGCTATCTGGATAGGACTGGCCGTGATTGCCATCGCAGACCTGATGAGCAAGAAGCTTAACACCCGCACCGCTGCGCTTATTGCTACCGTAATTTGCCTTTTTGCCGCCCCAGTGCTGATGGCCAAACAGGAATGGCGCGGACATGACCGATCTACCAAAATGACGCCGCATGATATGGCTTACAACTACCTCATCTCCTGCCCGCCCAATGCCATTTTGTTTACTTATGGCGATAATGATACTTACTCATTGTGGTACGACCAGGAAGTTGAAGGGATACGCCCGGATGTACGCATTGTTAACCTGAGCCTGTTCACCGGCGACTGGTATATTCGCCAGATGCAAAAGCCGATGAATCAAAGTGCGCCGCTGCCAATCACCATGCCTTTTGACAAGTATAAAGAAGGTGTGCGTGATGTGATCTATTACAGCGACAGCAAAATACCGGGCTACACCAGCATTAAAGATGTTTTCGATTTCATTACATCTGATGACAAAAATATGCAGGGCCAAAGCCAGGGTGGAGAATTTTTAAACTACTTGCCAACCAAAAGCTTTAAACTGGATGTAGATGTAAATGATGTGATGAAAAACCATGTGATAACGCCCGAACAGCACAGCAAACTGGCTAAAACCATGGAGTGGAAATACACATCCAATTACGTTACTAAAGAGAACCTGGCCATTTTTGATATCCTTGCACATAACAACTGGAAAAGGCCTATCTGCTTTACTACCACTATTGGTAACGAGAACCTGATAGGTTTGCAACCCTATCTGTACAAAGAAGGGTTCACTTACCGGTTATTGCCATTGCAATCAGATACCGCAAATCACGACCAACTGGGCAAGGTGAACACTGCGGTAATGTATGATAACGTAATGAACAAGTTCAAGTTTGGCAACTATAAAACAGCCAGGTACCTGGATCATGAATCTGTAAATATGTTTTACCCGGTAATGGTAACTACCTTTTTAGAACTCGCCCAAAGCCTGGAAGCCGAAGGCAAAGGTGAACTAGCTTTAAAGGTATTGCATAAGTATGATGCAGAATTACCCGACTTGAACCCGTACATTGATGTGGAAGGACGCAAAATGTATATGGCAGCCATAGCCTACCGACTAGGCGATATCACGTTAGGCAACAAGATCACCAATACAATTAACAAATACCTGAAAGACCAGCTGGATTTTAACTACAATAACCTTAAGGAAAATCAGGCGTTGTTAAACCAGCGTGATGTACAAATCAGCTTGCAAGTGCTTAATGGCCTGATAGAATATACCCAAATGGGCCACCAGGATGCGCTAAGCAAAACTTTAGCGGCGGAATTGAAGGACTACGGAACAAAATTCGCCCCGATAATGAGCCGCGGCCAGTAA
- a CDS encoding acetylornithine deacetylase, translating to MADITALQQQAVTLLQQLISIPSFSKEEDRTADLIERVLQQHSVITHRKLNNIWAWNKYFDAAKPTILLNSHHDTVKPNSGYTRDPYDAKIEDDKLFGLGSNDAGGCLVSLISVFLYYFEQQGLKYNFCLATTAEEEISGVNGLELIIPELGQLDFGIVGEPTLMDLAVAERGLMVLDCTAYGKAGHAAREEGENAIYKALADIEWFRNFKFPKESEVFGPIKMSVTIINAGSQHNVVPATCVFTVDVRVTDAYRNEEVLEIIRQHVSCEVTARSIRLKPSSIDKNHPFVQAGIGLGRTPYGSPTTSDQSLLDIQSIKIGPGDSARSHMADEFIYVDEIGKGIALYIEMLEKVVR from the coding sequence ATGGCCGATATAACAGCTTTGCAGCAACAGGCGGTAACACTGCTTCAGCAATTAATTTCAATACCATCTTTTAGTAAAGAAGAAGACCGCACAGCCGATCTGATAGAGCGGGTTTTGCAGCAGCACAGCGTAATTACACACCGCAAGCTCAACAACATCTGGGCCTGGAATAAGTATTTTGATGCAGCCAAACCAACTATATTACTCAATTCGCACCATGATACTGTAAAGCCCAATTCCGGGTACACCCGCGACCCATACGATGCCAAAATTGAAGACGATAAACTTTTCGGCTTGGGCAGTAATGACGCAGGCGGATGTTTGGTATCACTTATCTCGGTATTTCTGTATTATTTTGAGCAGCAGGGGCTAAAATATAACTTTTGCCTCGCCACCACTGCCGAAGAAGAGATCTCAGGCGTAAATGGCCTGGAGCTCATTATTCCCGAACTTGGTCAGCTTGATTTTGGCATAGTAGGCGAGCCCACCCTGATGGACCTTGCTGTTGCAGAACGCGGACTGATGGTGCTGGATTGCACTGCATATGGCAAAGCGGGCCACGCCGCACGTGAAGAAGGGGAGAACGCTATCTATAAGGCATTGGCAGATATCGAGTGGTTCCGTAATTTTAAGTTCCCCAAAGAATCTGAAGTTTTTGGCCCGATAAAAATGTCCGTTACGATTATTAACGCTGGCTCTCAGCATAATGTGGTACCCGCTACCTGTGTGTTTACGGTTGATGTGCGCGTAACAGATGCTTACCGCAATGAAGAGGTTCTGGAGATTATCCGCCAGCACGTAAGCTGTGAAGTAACGGCGCGATCAATAAGATTAAAACCATCATCGATAGATAAAAACCACCCATTTGTACAGGCAGGTATCGGCCTTGGCAGAACGCCGTACGGCTCACCAACCACTTCAGATCAGTCGCTGTTAGATATACAGTCCATCAAAATTGGTCCCGGCGATTCGGCACGTTCCCACATGGCCGATGAGTTTATTTACGTGGATGAAATAGGCAAGGGGATAGCGTTGTATATCGAGATGTTGGAAAAAGTAGTCAGATAG
- a CDS encoding amidase (catalyzes the hydrolysis of a monocarboxylic acid amid to form a monocarboxylate and ammonia), translated as MQRRNFLKTGSLAGLSLSTLVAASCKPGMPDATDKSDNAFSDDFELNEATIDDLQKKMKDGSHTSRSITDLYLKRIEAIDKNGPKLNAVIELNKSAADMADAMDKERKAGKIRGPLHGIPVLIKDNIDTGDTMHTTAGSLALGDHFAKQDAFIVHKLREAGAVILGKTNLSEWANFRSTRSTSGWSSRGLQTKNPYVLDRGPSGSSAGSGVAASANLCAVAVGTETDGSVVSPSSVNGLVGIKPTVGLLSRTGIIPISITQDTAGPMTRTVKDAAILLGALAGIDPHDTYTLKSKPQKDYTKFLDANGLKGKRIGIEKIEFLPPAAKALLDEAIAVMKKQGADVVEVELYKQLKPADGAESLVLHYEFKDGLNKYLSTADAKVKNLADVIAFNSANEDKAMPFFKQETLIKSQAEGDLTSKEYTDALAKSTTVSRNAIDSILTTHQLDAICGPTNGFASCIDLLNGDYDNGFSFSTPAAMAGYPHITVPMGSWHDLPMGLSFFGTAWMEGELITLAYAYEQASKKRRKPTFKGPIVA; from the coding sequence ATGCAAAGAAGAAATTTTTTAAAAACAGGATCATTAGCTGGTTTAAGCTTAAGCACTCTTGTCGCTGCATCCTGCAAGCCCGGCATGCCGGATGCTACGGATAAATCTGATAACGCTTTTTCTGACGATTTTGAGCTCAACGAAGCAACTATAGATGACCTGCAGAAAAAAATGAAAGATGGCAGTCATACTTCCCGCTCCATTACTGATCTTTATTTAAAAAGAATTGAAGCTATTGACAAAAACGGCCCAAAGCTGAACGCAGTTATTGAACTGAATAAAAGCGCTGCAGACATGGCCGATGCAATGGATAAGGAACGTAAAGCCGGTAAGATCCGCGGACCTTTACATGGTATTCCGGTTCTGATCAAAGATAATATCGACACCGGCGACACTATGCATACCACCGCGGGTTCGCTTGCCCTTGGGGATCATTTTGCCAAACAGGACGCATTCATCGTGCATAAATTGCGTGAGGCAGGCGCGGTGATCTTGGGGAAAACCAATCTGAGTGAGTGGGCCAATTTTCGTTCTACAAGGTCTACCAGCGGTTGGAGCAGCAGAGGTTTGCAAACCAAGAACCCCTATGTGCTGGATCGTGGGCCAAGTGGTTCCAGCGCAGGATCCGGCGTTGCGGCATCCGCCAATTTATGCGCGGTTGCTGTTGGTACCGAGACTGATGGCTCTGTTGTTTCCCCCTCGTCGGTAAATGGGCTGGTTGGGATCAAACCAACCGTAGGATTGCTGAGCCGTACCGGTATCATCCCCATTTCTATTACCCAGGATACCGCCGGGCCAATGACCCGCACGGTCAAAGATGCCGCTATTTTATTGGGTGCTCTAGCCGGGATCGACCCGCATGATACCTACACTTTAAAAAGCAAACCGCAAAAAGACTACACCAAATTCCTGGATGCAAACGGCCTGAAAGGCAAACGCATTGGGATTGAAAAAATAGAATTTCTGCCGCCGGCTGCAAAAGCATTGCTTGATGAAGCAATAGCCGTTATGAAAAAGCAAGGCGCCGACGTTGTGGAAGTTGAGCTTTACAAGCAGCTTAAACCTGCAGACGGGGCCGAATCCCTGGTATTGCACTACGAGTTTAAAGACGGACTGAACAAATACCTCAGCACCGCCGATGCCAAAGTGAAGAACCTGGCCGATGTTATTGCCTTTAACAGTGCAAATGAAGATAAAGCGATGCCATTTTTCAAACAGGAAACGCTGATAAAATCTCAGGCAGAAGGCGACCTTACCAGTAAAGAATATACCGATGCGTTGGCAAAATCAACCACAGTAAGCCGCAACGCCATCGATTCTATTTTAACAACTCATCAACTGGATGCCATTTGCGGGCCAACAAACGGTTTTGCCAGCTGCATCGATCTACTAAACGGAGATTACGATAATGGCTTTTCTTTCTCTACTCCCGCTGCAATGGCAGGTTATCCGCATATCACTGTACCGATGGGTTCCTGGCATGATTTGCCTATGGGCCTCTCCTTCTTTGGCACTGCATGGATGGAGGGTGAACTGATCACACTGGCATATGCCTACGAGCAGGCATCAAAAAAAAGAAGAAAACCAACGTTTAAGGGGCCTATAGTTGCATGA
- a CDS encoding DNA-binding protein: protein MPATPIPKKILARQHEITADFLREIDKHLDDLMHNRVMDMFEIRDLAGKLFIHPTHLSNTIKLTTGKSPCYFFEKRIMDLAKDLLQQNIPINQIAGQLTFDPSNFTKFFKRFEGVTPKQYREQVYEVVPAQ from the coding sequence ATGCCTGCTACACCCATCCCAAAAAAGATCCTTGCCCGCCAGCATGAAATTACTGCGGATTTTTTAAGGGAGATTGATAAACACTTGGACGACCTAATGCACAACCGTGTTATGGATATGTTTGAGATACGAGATTTGGCAGGTAAACTTTTTATTCACCCCACACACCTCAGCAATACCATTAAACTTACCACTGGCAAATCTCCCTGTTACTTCTTTGAGAAAAGAATAATGGATCTGGCCAAAGATCTGCTGCAGCAAAATATCCCGATCAACCAAATAGCGGGTCAACTCACGTTCGATCCATCTAATTTCACCAAGTTCTTTAAACGTTTTGAGGGCGTTACCCCGAAACAATACCGGGAACAGGTATATGAGGTGGTGCCGGCGCAATAA